The window ACGTCGACGAGGCCGTCGCCCTCGCGGACCGCGTCCTCGTCGTCGACGAGGGCCGGATCGTGCTCGACCGCCCTGCCGGCACCGACGCGGCGGCGCTGCGCGCCGACCTGCTGGGCGCGCTCGGCGTCGAGGCGCCCCACCACCCCGTACCCGTCCCGACGCGCCCAGGAGGCACCCCGTGACCCGCGCACCCCGCCAGCTGCACCTCAACGCGTTCCTCATGAGCACCGGCCACCACGAGGCGTCGTGGCGCCTGCCCGGCAGCGACCCCGCCGCCGGCACCGACGTGCGCCACTTCCAGGCGATGGCGCGCACGGCCGAGCGGGGCACCTTCGACTCGGTCTTCTTCGCCGACAGCCCCGCGCTCGCCGCCGACGTGCGCCGGCGCCCCGCCGGCGCCCTCGACCCGACGGTCCTGCTCACGGCGATCGCCGGCGCGACCGAGCGGATCGGGCTCATCGCGACGGCGTCGACGACGTACGAGGAGCCGTACCACCTGGCGCGGCGCTTCGCCTCGCTCGACCACGTCAGCGGCGGGCGCGCGGGCTGGAACGTCGTGACGACGGCCTCGGAGGACGCGGCGCGCAACTTCGGGCGCACGGCGCTGCCGTCCCACGCCGAGCGGTACGCGCGGGCGGGGGAGGCCCTCGACGTCGTCCGGGCGCTGTGGGACAGCTGGGACGACGACGCGGTCCTGGCCGACAAGGGGGCCGGCGTCTGGGGCGACCCCGACCGGGTGCGCCCGGTCGAGCACCGCGGGGCGGCGTTCTCGGTGCGCGGGCCGCTCGACGTGCCGCGTCCGCCGCAGGGCCACCCGCTGCTCGTGCAGGCCGGCTCCTCGCCCGACGGCAAGGACCTGGCGGCCCGGTACGCGGACGCCGTCTTCACCGCGCAGCAGACGCTCGAGGACGCGCAGGCGTTCGCCGACGACCTGCGCCGGCGCGCCGCCGGGCTCGGGCGCGACCCCTGGTCGGTCCGCGTGCTCCCCGGCCTGGTGCCCGTGCTGGGCGCCACCACGGCCGAGGCGCGCGAGCGCGAGGAGGAGCTGGACCGGCTCATCGTGCCGGAGCACGCGCTGCGCCAGCTCGCCGCCCTGCTGCGGGTCGCGCCGGACGAGCTGTCGCTCGACCGCGAGCTGCCCGCGGTGCTGCCGGACGAGGAGTCGGTGGAGGGCATGCGGAGCCGGTACGCGCTCGTGGTGTCCCTCGCCCGTCGCGAGCGGCTGACGGTGCGCCAGCTCATCGGCCGGCTCGGCGGGGGGCGGGGGCACCGGACCTTCAGCGGTACGGCGGAGGAGGTGGCGGACACGATGCTCGCCTGGTGGCGCTCCGGGGCCGCGGACGGCTTCAACGTCATGCCGCCCGCGCTGCCCTCGGGCCTGGAGGAGTTCGTCGACCAGGTCGTGCCGGTCCTGCGCGAGCGCGGGGCCTTCCGCAGCGCGTACGCGGGCACCACCCTGCGCGAGCACTACGGCCTGCCCCGGCCCGCGGACCGCCGGTCCCGCGGGGCGCGGGTCCCGGGCCAGGCGGTGCCCGCGGTCGCGGGGGTGCCGGCGTGAGCGGGGTCGCCGCCGTCGTCGGCAACCCGCGGCCCGGGTCCCGCACCCGCGGTGCTGCCGAGGCGCTCGGTCGCGCCGCGTCCGGCGGCGGCGAGGTCCCCGTCGTGGACCTCGCCGCGCTCGGGCCGGCGCTGCTCGCCCCCGGCGACCCCGCGGTGCTCGAGGCGGCGCGGACCGTCGGCACGGCCGCCGTCGTCGTCGTCGCGACCCCCGCCTACCGGGGGAGCTTCACCGGCCTGCTCAAGCTCTTCCTCGACGGGCTCCCGCCCGGCGCGCTCGAGGGCGCGCTGGCCGTGCCGCTGGTCGTCGCCGGCTCGCCCGGGCACCTGCGCACGGCCGACGCCCACCTGCGCCTCGTCCTCGCCGAGCTCGGGGCGGACCTGCCCGGCGCGTCACTGCTCGTGCAGGAGCGGGACCTGCCCGACCTGCCCACCCGCGCGGCCGCCTGGGTCGCCGGGCACGCCGCGGCCCTGCCGGCCGCTCCCGCCCCGACCCTGGAGGTGCCGTCGTGACCACCGGCCCCAGCCCGCTGCCGGCCGCCGAGGACGAGCGGCTGCCGCCGGACCTCTTCCGCGCGGTCTTCCGCGGCCACCCCGCGGGGGTCGTCGTGGTCACCGCGGACGCGGGGGACGGCCCGGCGGGCTTCACCGCGACCTCGCTCGCCTCGGTCAGCCTCGACCCGCCGCTGCTGTCGTTCGCGCTCGCGCGCACGGCTTCGGCCTGGCCCGCGCTGCGCGACGCGGGCACCGTGGTCGTGAACTTCCTCGACGCCCGGCACCAGCACGTCGCGCGCACCTTCGCGGCCTCGGGCGTCGACCGCTTCGCGCCCCCGACCCGCTGGTTCCGCCTGCCCTCGGGCGAGCCGGCCCTGAGCGAGGCGCCGGTGCGCGTGCGCGCGGCGGTCGAGGCGCGCCACGCCGCGGGGGACCACACGATCGTCGTCGCCCGCGCGCTCGGCGCGGCGCTGGAGCGGCGCGAGCCGCCGCTCGTCTACCACGACGGGCGCTACCTCACCGCCCGCTGACGCACCCGGCACGAGGACCGCAGCACGACGACACCGGACGGGAAGGGACCATGACCGACCTCCGCACGACAGCGCCCGCTCCATGACCGCCCTCGACCCCGGGCCCAGCCTGGGAGCGGCCCTGCCCCACGGCCCGGGCGCCCCCTCGCCGGCGGACCTGTCGCGGCTGGTCCGCCGCCTCGCGGCCGAGCAGGACCTCTGGCGCGGGGCGGTCCGCTACGACCCCGACCACCGGCACTACGCCCGGGTGGCGACGGGGACCGGGTACGAGGCGTGGCTGCTCACCTGGCTGCCCGGGCAGTCCACGGGGCTCCACGACCACGGCGGCAGCGCCGGGGCCTTCACCGTCCTGCGCGGGGCCCTGCGCGAGCTGTCGCCGCGGGCCGACGGGCTGCGCACGCGCCTGCGCGAGCGGGTGCTGCAGACTGCCGCCGTGCGCACCTTCGGCCCGGACCACCTCCACGACGTCGCGGCGCTCGACGGCCCCGCGGTCAGCCTGCACCTCTACGGTCCCGCCCTGACGACGATGACGCGCTACGCCCTCGTCGACGGGGTCCTCCGCGTGACCGCGCGCGAGGGTGCCGGGAGCGACTGGTGACCCGGCCGCCGGGCGCCCGCAGCATCGACGAGGTGCTGGCCGCGGCCCGCGAGCGGTTCGACCGGATGGAGCCGGCGGCCGCCCCGGACGCGGTGGCGGCGGGCGCGCTGCTCGTCGACATCCGCCCGGTGGGCCAGCGCGCCGAGCACGGCGAGGTCCCCGGCGCGCTCGTCGTGGACCGCAACGTCCTGGAGTGGCGGCTCGACCCGCAGGGCTCGGCCCGGCTGCCCGTGGCGTCGTACGACCGGACCGTCGTCGTCCTGTGCCAGGAGGGCTACAGCTCCAGCCTCGCCGCGGCCGACCTGCTGGAGCTGGGCGTGCCGGCGACCGACGTCGTCGGCGGCTACGCGGCGTGGCGCGCCGCGGGCCTGCCCGTGGCGGGGGCGCCGGCCGGCGGGGACGCCGCGGCCGGCGACGCCGGGGAGCGGGGGGTCACGGCGCCGCGGTGAGGACCTCGACCCCGTCGTCGGTGACGGCGATGGTGTGCTCGCTGTGCGCGGTCAGGCAGCCGGTCGCGCTGCGCAGGGTCCACCCGTCGGGGTCGGTGACGAGCTCGTCGGTGTCCGCCATGACCCACGGCTCGAGGGCGAGCAGCAGGCCGGGGCGCAGCCGGTAGCCGCGGCCCGGGCGGCCCGTGTTGGGCACGTGCGGGTCCTGGTGCATGGTCGAGCCGACGCCGTGCCCGCCGAACTCGGTGCTGACCGGGTAGCCGGCCGCGTGCAGGACGCTCCCGATGGCGTGCGAGACGTCGCCGAGGCGGACCCCGGGCCCCGCGGCGGCGATGCCCGCGGCGAGGGCGCGCTCGGTCGCGTCGATGAGCGCCTCGCTCCCGGCGGGCCGGGCGGTGCCGACGACGAAGCTGACGGCCGCGTCCGCGACCACGCCGTGCAGGGACACGGCGAGGTCGAGGGTCAGCAGGTCGCCGTCGGCCAGCTCCCGGTCGTGCGGCAGCCCGTGCAGCACCGCGTCGCCCACGGAGGTGCAGACGTAGTGGCCGAAGGGGCCGCGGCCGAAGGAGGGCGCGTAGTCGACGTAGCAGGACTCGGCCCCGGCCTCGAGGACGGCGCGCTGCACCCAGCGGTCGACCTCGAGGAGGTTGGTGCCGACCGTGCAGCGGCTGCGGCACTCCTGCAGGACCCGGGCGACGAGCGCCCCCGCCGCCCGCGCGCGCGGCAGCTGGCTGCGGTCCAGGATCTCGATCATGGGGTGCCCGCCTTCGGTCTGGGACAACGGTCCCGGTAAGACTATCCCGGTACGGGAGTCCCGGTACTACCATCCCGGCATGGTCAGGCTCCCGCTCACCCCCGCCGAGGTCGAGCGCGGCCGCCGCCTCGGCGCGCTCCTGCGCCGCGCGCGCGGCGACCGCCCGATGCTGCGGACCGCGCTCGACGCCAGCGTGTCGCCCGAGACCCTGCGCAAGATCGAGTCGGGGCGCGTCGCGACCCCCGCGTTCCCCACCGTCGCGGCGGTCGCCGAGGTGCTCGGGCTGTCCCTCGACGCGCTGTGGACGGAGGTCAACGCGCCCGAGGGCGGCACCGGCGCCCCCGGTGGGCGCCTGGCCTCCTAGGGCCGCCCGGACCGGGCTAGGCCCGCGGGTCCTCGAGGCGCGCGAGCCAGCGTCGCAGCAGGTCCTCGAGGAGCCGGCGGTCCTCGGCGGACAGCCCCTCGAGGAGGCGGTGCTCGTTGGCCATGTGCTCGGTGACGGCGGCGTCGACGACCTCGACGCCGCGGGGGGTCAGGGCGACGACCCGCCCGCGGCCGTCGACGGGGCTCGGGCGGCGGACCACGAGCCCTGCGGCCTCCAGCCGGTCGAGCCGCTTGGTCGTGCCCCCGCTCGTGACCATCGTCGCGGCGGCGAGCGCGCCGGCCGAGCGCTCGTACGGGGGCCCGGCCCGGCGCAGCGCCGCCAGCACGTCGAAGTCGCCCTCGCCGAGGCCGTGCCGGCGGAAGACGGGGACGAGCTCGTCGGTGAGGGCGGCGGCGAGGCGGTGCAGCCGCCCGATCACCCCCTGGGGCGAGACGTCGAGGTCGGGGCGCTCGCGGGCCCACTCCGCCTGGATGCGGTCGACGCGGTCGCTCATGCCTCGACAGTACCTTCCCCGTCAGGTACTTTCGCTTCCGTGGAAGGTACCTGGCGCTGGAGCGCCGTCGCCGCCGTCGCGCCGGTCACGTGGGGCGCCACCTACTACGTGACCGGCCAGGCCCTGCCGACCGGCAGCCCGCTCTGGGGCGCGGTCCTGCGCGCCGTCCCGGCCGGCCTGGTGCTGCTGGCCCTGCGGCGGCGCCTGCCCGCCGGGTCGTGGTGGTGGCGCTCCGCGGTCCTCGGCACCCTCAACACCGGCGCCTTCTTCGCGCTCGTGTACGTCGCCGCCCAGCTGCTGCCGACGAGCGTGGCCGCGACCGTCATGGCGACCTCGCCGCTCCTGCTGCTCCTGCTCGCCTGGCCGCTGCTCGGGCGCCGGCCCGCGGCGCTGCCGCTCGCCGGCGCGGGACTGGGGCTCGCGGGCGTCGCGCTCCTCGTCGGCGCCGGCACGGCCGCGCCCGACCCGCGCGGGGTCCTGGCCTCGGTCACCGCGCTGCTCATGGCCTCGCTCGGGTACGTGCTCGCCGCCCGGTGGGGCCGCGACCCCGCGCTCGTCGCGCCGGACGTCCTGTCCGGGACCGCGTGGCAGCTGCTGGCGGGCGGCCTGGCGCTCGTGCCCGCCGCCGCCGTCGTCGAGGGCGCCCCGCCCGCGCTCGACGCTCCTGCGGTCGCCGGCTTCGCCTTCGTCTCCCTGGTGGCGACCGCCCTGGCCTTCTCGTGCTGGTTCGCGGGCCTGGCGCGGCTGGACCCCGGCACCGTCGGGCTGCTCGGCCTGCTCAACCCCCTCACGGGGGTCGCCCTCGGCACCGCCCTGGCGGGGGAGCGCCTCGGGCCCGCGCAGGGGGTCGGCGTGCTGCTCGTGCTCGCCGGCGTGCTCGCGGGGCAGCCCGCGGCGGCCCGCTACGCCAGGCGCCGTCCGTCGCGGTCGAGCCGCACGGCGACCGGCTCGCCGCCGAACCGCAGGCCCTCGACCTCGAGCGCACCCACGGGCGACGGCGCGAGCGGTTCCACGCCGAGCGTGCCGGCGGGGGCGTCCGGCCGCAGCCCGAGCACCGCGCCGAGGACGGCGACCCCCGCCGCGGCCGACCACGCCTGCGGGCGGCAGGCCGCCGGGTAGGGGACCGGGCGCGGGACGTCCGCGCGCGCGTCCCCGCCGAACAGCTCGGGCAGGCGGTGGTCGAACGCCTCGCCCGCCGCGAGGAGCGCGTCGACGACCAGGGCCGCCTCGGCGGAGCGCCCCGCGCGCGCCAGCCCGGTCAGCACGATGGCGGTGTCGTGCGGCCACACCGACCCGCCGTGGTAGCTCAACGGCGCGAAGCCGCCCGACCCGGAGGCGAGGGTGCGGACGCCGTACCCGCTGAGCATCCGCGGCGACACGAGGCGCTGAGCCAGGACAGCGCTCTCCCGCTCGTCGAGGAGCCCTGTGCCGAGCAGGTGCCCGACGTTCGAGGTGAGGGTGTCGACCGGGCGCCCGTCGGCGTCGAGGGCGATCGCCGGGTACGGCCCCTCCTCGTCCTCGACCCAGAAGCGCGCGCGGAAGCGGGCCGCGAGGTCGTCGGCCCAGGCGCGCCAGCGGTCCGCGCCCGCCCGGCCGTGCGCCGCGAGCAGCGCGGCACCGCCGACGGCCGCCTCGTAGGCGTACCCCTGCACCTCGCACAGCGCGATGGGGGCGCGGGCGAGCGAGCCGTCGCGCCAGCGCACCGAGTCGCCCGAGTCCTTCCAGCCCTGGTTGGACAGGCCGCTGCCCGTGCGGTCCACGTAGTGCAGGAAGCCGTCCCCGCCGCCCCCGTGCTCGACCATCCACTCCAGCGCGGCCTCCGCCGCCGGCAGCAGCGCCTCGACCTGCGCCGCCGGCATGCCCCACCGCCAGGCGTCGTGCAGGAGGCACACCCACAGCGGGGTGGCGTCGACCGTCCCGTAGTACACCGGCGGCAGGCTCAGCACCGCCCCCTCGTGGTCGCCGACGACCTCGAAGGTGCCGGCGCGGACCTCGTGGAGCACCTTGCCCGGCTCCTCCGCGGTGGCCCCGTCCACCCGCCGGCCCTGCCGTGCCGCGAGCACGCGCAGCGTGGACGCGGCGAGGCCGGTGCCCAGCGGGAGCAGCATGCGGGCCGCCCACAGCGAGTCGCGGCCGAAGAGCGTGAAGAACCACGGCGCCCCTGCGGCGAGGAACGCCTCGTGCGGCGCGTCGACGGGGGCCATGCGCAGCCCGGCCAGGTCGTCGAGCGAGCGCGCGAGCAGCGGGGCGAGGCGGCTGTCGTCCGCGCGCACCCGGGGCACCGACCACTCCGGCGCGGGCGAGGCCGGCGCCGTCACCACCGCGCCGGGGTCCTCGGCGGTGACGGCCCAGCGCAGCAGGGCCTCGCCGCGGGCCGGGAGGCGCACCGCCCAGGTCGCGGTGCCCGCCGCGCCGTCGACCTGCGCCCCGGGGGCCTCGAGGGCGACGCGGGCGCCGTCGCGCTCCCAGGCCAGCCCGGGGCCGGGGGAGCGCAGCTCCTCGCGGCGGCCGCCCTGCTTCACGACCTCCATCGGGGACAGGTCGCAGGCCACGGCGAGCGCCACCTCCGTGACGACCTCCCGGGCCGCCGTGCTGCGCAGCAGCACCTCCTCCTCCACCCGCCCCGGGCGCACGCGCCGTCGGCGCTCGACCCGCACCGTGGGGTCCGGGCCGGGGTCGCCGAGCCGGCGGGCGAGCGCGACGAAGAGCACGTCGTCGGCGGCGTACGGGACCGTGGCCACGTGCTCGGCCTCCTCCCCGTCGAGGAGCAGGACCGCCCGCGAGAGCACCCGCAGGTCACCGTGGTACGCGCCCTGGGCGCCGGAGGCCCGCACCTGCCCGTCCGCAGCGCTCCACACCTGCGTGGGCGCGCGCAGCGCGGCCACGAGGTCGTGCAGGAGCGGCTGGAGCGGTCGCTCCACGGCGGTGCCGGCGGCGGGCGGGCGGGCGTCGAGGTCGGGCACGGGTCCTCCGGGGCGTCGGGGCTGGTGGTCGGCTGGTCCTGCGGGCCGGGCGTCGCTGCAGCGCGCGGCGGGCGGCTGCGGGGCGGCTGGGGCGTCCCCCACGGCGGCCCGAGCGGCTCCTGCTTGACAGCCGTGCGGGGCTGGCGTCACCGTAGCCCTACCCCTTTGATCGATCAAACGCCACCGCTCGCCAGCGTTTGATCGATCAAGGCAGGCGTCGAGGAGGACGAGGAGGTGGGCCGGTGAGCCAGGGGACGGCGCCCGGGCGGGCGACGCTGCAGAGCGTCGCGCGGGCGGCACGAGTGTCGCGCCAGACCGTGAGCAACGCGCTCAACGCGCCGCACGTGGTCTCCCCGGAGACCCTGCAGCGGGTGCTCGCCGCGGTGGACGAGCTCGGCTACCGCCCCTCCCGCGCGGCCCGCCAGCTGCGCACCCGCCGCTCGCACACCCTCGCGATGCGGCTGGACCCGTTCCGCGACGGGGTGAACGGCTCGGTGCTCGACCGCTTCCTGCACGCCCTCGTCGAGGGGGCGCAGGGGGCCGGCTACCGGGTCCTGCTCTTCACCGCGGAGGACGACGCCGGCGAGCTCGAGCGCTACGCCGAGCTCCTCGAGGCCTCCGACGTGGACGGCTTCGTGCTCACCGGGACGCACGCCGGCGACCCCCGGTCGGGCTGGCTCGCCGAGCGGGGGGTCCCGCACTCGGCCTTCGGTCGGCCCTGGGACGACCCGGCGGCGCCGCTGCCCGACGCCGAGCGGGGGGCCGGCTGCTGGGTCGACGTCGACGGGGCGGTGGGCACCCGTGCCGCGGTGGGGCACCTCGTGGCGAGCGGGCACCGGCGCATCGCCTTCGTCGGCTGGCCCGCCGGGTC is drawn from Vallicoccus soli and contains these coding sequences:
- a CDS encoding LLM class flavin-dependent oxidoreductase translates to MTRAPRQLHLNAFLMSTGHHEASWRLPGSDPAAGTDVRHFQAMARTAERGTFDSVFFADSPALAADVRRRPAGALDPTVLLTAIAGATERIGLIATASTTYEEPYHLARRFASLDHVSGGRAGWNVVTTASEDAARNFGRTALPSHAERYARAGEALDVVRALWDSWDDDAVLADKGAGVWGDPDRVRPVEHRGAAFSVRGPLDVPRPPQGHPLLVQAGSSPDGKDLAARYADAVFTAQQTLEDAQAFADDLRRRAAGLGRDPWSVRVLPGLVPVLGATTAEAREREEELDRLIVPEHALRQLAALLRVAPDELSLDRELPAVLPDEESVEGMRSRYALVVSLARRERLTVRQLIGRLGGGRGHRTFSGTAEEVADTMLAWWRSGAADGFNVMPPALPSGLEEFVDQVVPVLRERGAFRSAYAGTTLREHYGLPRPADRRSRGARVPGQAVPAVAGVPA
- a CDS encoding NADPH-dependent FMN reductase, whose product is MSGVAAVVGNPRPGSRTRGAAEALGRAASGGGEVPVVDLAALGPALLAPGDPAVLEAARTVGTAAVVVVATPAYRGSFTGLLKLFLDGLPPGALEGALAVPLVVAGSPGHLRTADAHLRLVLAELGADLPGASLLVQERDLPDLPTRAAAWVAGHAAALPAAPAPTLEVPS
- a CDS encoding flavin reductase family protein gives rise to the protein MTTGPSPLPAAEDERLPPDLFRAVFRGHPAGVVVVTADAGDGPAGFTATSLASVSLDPPLLSFALARTASAWPALRDAGTVVVNFLDARHQHVARTFAASGVDRFAPPTRWFRLPSGEPALSEAPVRVRAAVEARHAAGDHTIVVARALGAALERREPPLVYHDGRYLTAR
- a CDS encoding cysteine dioxygenase, with the protein product MTALDPGPSLGAALPHGPGAPSPADLSRLVRRLAAEQDLWRGAVRYDPDHRHYARVATGTGYEAWLLTWLPGQSTGLHDHGGSAGAFTVLRGALRELSPRADGLRTRLRERVLQTAAVRTFGPDHLHDVAALDGPAVSLHLYGPALTTMTRYALVDGVLRVTAREGAGSDW
- a CDS encoding rhodanese-like domain-containing protein yields the protein MTRPPGARSIDEVLAAARERFDRMEPAAAPDAVAAGALLVDIRPVGQRAEHGEVPGALVVDRNVLEWRLDPQGSARLPVASYDRTVVVLCQEGYSSSLAAADLLELGVPATDVVGGYAAWRAAGLPVAGAPAGGDAAAGDAGERGVTAPR
- the map gene encoding type I methionyl aminopeptidase yields the protein MIEILDRSQLPRARAAGALVARVLQECRSRCTVGTNLLEVDRWVQRAVLEAGAESCYVDYAPSFGRGPFGHYVCTSVGDAVLHGLPHDRELADGDLLTLDLAVSLHGVVADAAVSFVVGTARPAGSEALIDATERALAAGIAAAGPGVRLGDVSHAIGSVLHAAGYPVSTEFGGHGVGSTMHQDPHVPNTGRPGRGYRLRPGLLLALEPWVMADTDELVTDPDGWTLRSATGCLTAHSEHTIAVTDDGVEVLTAAP
- a CDS encoding helix-turn-helix domain-containing protein; this translates as MVRLPLTPAEVERGRRLGALLRRARGDRPMLRTALDASVSPETLRKIESGRVATPAFPTVAAVAEVLGLSLDALWTEVNAPEGGTGAPGGRLAS
- a CDS encoding MarR family winged helix-turn-helix transcriptional regulator — encoded protein: MSDRVDRIQAEWARERPDLDVSPQGVIGRLHRLAAALTDELVPVFRRHGLGEGDFDVLAALRRAGPPYERSAGALAAATMVTSGGTTKRLDRLEAAGLVVRRPSPVDGRGRVVALTPRGVEVVDAAVTEHMANEHRLLEGLSAEDRRLLEDLLRRWLARLEDPRA
- a CDS encoding DMT family transporter, coding for MEGTWRWSAVAAVAPVTWGATYYVTGQALPTGSPLWGAVLRAVPAGLVLLALRRRLPAGSWWWRSAVLGTLNTGAFFALVYVAAQLLPTSVAATVMATSPLLLLLLAWPLLGRRPAALPLAGAGLGLAGVALLVGAGTAAPDPRGVLASVTALLMASLGYVLAARWGRDPALVAPDVLSGTAWQLLAGGLALVPAAAVVEGAPPALDAPAVAGFAFVSLVATALAFSCWFAGLARLDPGTVGLLGLLNPLTGVALGTALAGERLGPAQGVGVLLVLAGVLAGQPAAARYARRRPSRSSRTATGSPPNRRPSTSSAPTGDGASGSTPSVPAGASGRSPSTAPRTATPAAADHACGRQAAG
- a CDS encoding LacI family DNA-binding transcriptional regulator gives rise to the protein MSQGTAPGRATLQSVARAARVSRQTVSNALNAPHVVSPETLQRVLAAVDELGYRPSRAARQLRTRRSHTLAMRLDPFRDGVNGSVLDRFLHALVEGAQGAGYRVLLFTAEDDAGELERYAELLEASDVDGFVLTGTHAGDPRSGWLAERGVPHSAFGRPWDDPAAPLPDAERGAGCWVDVDGAVGTRAAVGHLVASGHRRIAFVGWPAGSGSGDLRRSGWREACAERGLELPDHYDVAVPDGVDAGRASASALLTSALPPTAIVCASDSLALGVLAVAAEAEGAGGLGEGTPATAVVGFDDTPAAAAVGLTSVAQPLAEAARTCLDQLLAQLDEGASPCPPRLLPPELVVRRSTRGARP